A genomic region of Helicoverpa zea isolate HzStark_Cry1AcR chromosome 8, ilHelZeax1.1, whole genome shotgun sequence contains the following coding sequences:
- the LOC124632582 gene encoding dynamin-1-like protein isoform X4 produces MEALIPVINKLQDVFNTVGADAIQLPQIVVLGTQSSGKSSVIESLVGRSFLPRGPGIVTRRPLVLQLVYSPKDSKEHRSAEEGTVNLEEWGKFLHTKDKIYSDFDQMRQEIERETDRMAGSNKGICPEPISLKIFSTRVVNLTLVDLPGITKVPIGDQPEDIENQIRNLIIKYISNPNSIILAVTAANTDMATSEAIKMSKEVDPDGRRTLAVVTKLDLMDAGTDAIDILCGRVIPVKLGIIGVVNRSQQDIIDKKSIGDALKDEATYLQRKYPTIATRNGTPHLAKTLNRLLMHHIRDCLPELKVRVNVMISQFQSLLNSYGEDVSDKSQTLLQIITKFASAYCSTIEGTARNIETTELCGGARICYIFHETFGRTLDSIHPLVGLTRMDILTAIRNATGPRPALFVPEVSFELLVKRQIRRLEDPSLRCVELVHEEMQRIVQHCGTEVQQEMLRFPRLHQRIVDVVTQLLRTRLPATNAMVENLVQIELAYINTKHPDFHREAALVSGLLKSTDSLMDDHSPVYRQKTPRPTSSPHVPAITDGQENRSPTSNNSESPATPQMNGTPENKVLTPQKPVNLLPEVPSQTSRKLSDREQHDCDVIGGRSDEPSILIPNTETVDGINVMQLNQMGDLVERLIKSYFYIVRKSIQDSVPKAVMHFLVNYVKDNLQSELVTHLYKSDQAESMLNESEHIAQRRKEAADMLKALQRAGQIISEIRETHMW; encoded by the exons ATGGAAGCGCTTATCCCAGTTATTAATAAGTTGCAAGACGTTTTTAATACAGTCGGAGCTGATGCCATCCAATTACCTCAAATCGTAGTTTTAGGAACTCAG AGCTCCGGAAAAAGTTCGGTTATTGAAAGTCTAGTTGGACGTTCTTTCCTCCCTCGAGGACCGGGGATTGTGACCAGGCGTCCTCTTGTACTACAACTTGTATACAGCCCTAAGGATAGTAAGGAACATCGCTCGGCTGAAGAAG GTACTGTAAACCTAGAAGAATGGGGAAAATTCCTGCACACCAAAGACAAGATCTATTCAGATTTCGATCAGATGAGACAGGAGATCGAGCGGGAAACCGACCGCATGGCGGGCAGCAACAAGGGTATCTGTCCAGAGCCCATAAGTCTGAAGATATTCTCAACCAGAGTAGTCAATCTCACATTGGTGGATCTCCCTGGTATCACCAAG gtaCCAATAGGTGATCAACCTGAAGATATTGAAAATCAAATTAGGAATCtgattataaaatacatttccAATCCAAACTCCATAATTCTGGCAGTGACAGCCGCTAACACTGACATGGCTACAAGTGAGGCCATTAAGATGTCTAAAGAGGTTGATCCGGATGGTAGACGGACTCTCGCTGTGGTGACAAAGCTTGATCTCATGGATGCAG GAACTGATGCAATAGACATCCTCTGCGGCCGCGTCATTCCCGTTAAACTTGGCATAATCGGAGTCGTCAACAGATCACAACAAGACATTATTGATAAGAAATCTATTGGG GACGCGCTGAAAGATGAAGCAACGTATCTGCAAAGGAAATATCCTACCATTGCCACACGCAACGGCACGCCACACTTGGCAAAGACCTTGAACAGACTACTGATGCACCATATTAGGGATTGCCTACCGGAATTAAAG GTGCGCGTCAACGTAATGATCTCACAATTCCAATCTCTTCTCAACTCGTACGGGGAAGATGTTTCGGATAAGTCGCAGACTCTACTGCAGATCATCACGAAATTCGCCAGTGCATACTGTTCTACCATAGAGGGTACTGCCAGGAACATTGAGACCACGGAACTGTGTGGTGGCGCCAGAATATGCTATATTTTCCACGAGACATTCGGACGCACCTTGGATTCGATACATCCTTTAGTCG gtTTGACGCGCATGGACATTCTGACCGCGATCCGTAACGCCACGGGTCCGAGGCCAGCCCTGTTCGTTCCCGAGGTATCGTTCGAACTGCTCGTCAAGAGGCAGATCAGAAGGCTCGAAGATCCTTCTCTACGTTGTGTGGAACTG GTGCACGAGGAGATGCAGCGCATCGTGCAGCACTGCGGCACGGAGGTGCAGCAGGAGATGCTGCGCTTCCCGCGCCTGCACCAGCGCATCGTCGACGTCGTCACGCAGCTGCTGCGGACACGCCTGCCCGCCACCAACGCCATG GTGGAGAATTTAGTACAAATTGAGCTGGCTTACATCAACACCAAACACCCAGATTTCCATCGCGAAGCTGCCCTAGTCTCCGGTCTACTGAAGAGTACGGACAGCCTGATGGACGACCATTCCCCAGTGTACCGTCAGAAAACACCGCGACCCACCTCCTCACCG CATGTGCCAGCTATCACGGACGGTCAGGAGAACAGGTCTCCAACAAGCAATAATAGTGAATCTCCAGCAACTCCACAG ATGAACGGCACACCGGAGAACAAAGTGCTAACTCCTCAGAAACCAGTGAACCTTCTACCAGAAGTACCGAGCCAGACTTCTCGTAAGCTTTCCGATAGGGAACAACACGATTGTGACGTCATCG GTGGGCGGAGCGATGAACCATCAATCCTAATCCCTAACACTGAGACAGTAGACGGCATCAACGTGATGCAATTGAATCAAATGGGTGATTTAGTGG aaCGGCTGATCAAGTCCTATTTCTACATAGTGCGTAAATCGATCCAAGATTCAGTGCCGAAAGCTGTAATGCATTTCTTAGTGAACTATGTGAAGGATAACCTGCAGTCTGAGTTGGTGACTCACTTGTATAAGTCCGACCAAGCCGAGAGCATGCTCAACGAGTCGGAACATATTGCCCAGAGGAGGAAGGAGGCAGCCGACATGCTCAAG GCTCTGCAACGCGCCGGGCAGATCATCAGTGAGATCCGAGAGACGCACATGTGGTGA
- the LOC124632582 gene encoding dynamin-1-like protein isoform X5: MEALIPVINKLQDVFNTVGADAIQLPQIVVLGTQSSGKSSVIESLVGRSFLPRGPGIVTRRPLVLQLVYSPKDSKEHRSAEEGTVNLEEWGKFLHTKDKIYSDFDQMRQEIERETDRMAGSNKGICPEPISLKIFSTRVVNLTLVDLPGITKVPIGDQPEDIENQIRNLIIKYISNPNSIILAVTAANTDMATSEAIKMSKEVDPDGRRTLAVVTKLDLMDAGTDAIDILCGRVIPVKLGIIGVVNRSQQDIIDKKSIGDALKDEATYLQRKYPTIATRNGTPHLAKTLNRLLMHHIRDCLPELKVRVNVMISQFQSLLNSYGEDVSDKSQTLLQIITKFASAYCSTIEGTARNIETTELCGGARICYIFHETFGRTLDSIHPLVGLTRMDILTAIRNATGPRPALFVPEVSFELLVKRQIRRLEDPSLRCVELVHEEMQRIVQHCGTEVQQEMLRFPRLHQRIVDVVTQLLRTRLPATNAMVENLVQIELAYINTKHPDFHREAALVSGLLKSTDSLMDDHSPVYRQKTPRPTSSPVFAMFKLFLQQMGERGSTLVFLASVWESHHKHVPAITDGQENRSPTSNNSESPATPQMNGTPENKVLTPQKPVNLLPEVPSQTSRKLSDREQHDCDVIERLIKSYFYIVRKSIQDSVPKAVMHFLVNYVKDNLQSELVTHLYKSDQAESMLNESEHIAQRRKEAADMLKALQRAGQIISEIRETHMW; this comes from the exons ATGGAAGCGCTTATCCCAGTTATTAATAAGTTGCAAGACGTTTTTAATACAGTCGGAGCTGATGCCATCCAATTACCTCAAATCGTAGTTTTAGGAACTCAG AGCTCCGGAAAAAGTTCGGTTATTGAAAGTCTAGTTGGACGTTCTTTCCTCCCTCGAGGACCGGGGATTGTGACCAGGCGTCCTCTTGTACTACAACTTGTATACAGCCCTAAGGATAGTAAGGAACATCGCTCGGCTGAAGAAG GTACTGTAAACCTAGAAGAATGGGGAAAATTCCTGCACACCAAAGACAAGATCTATTCAGATTTCGATCAGATGAGACAGGAGATCGAGCGGGAAACCGACCGCATGGCGGGCAGCAACAAGGGTATCTGTCCAGAGCCCATAAGTCTGAAGATATTCTCAACCAGAGTAGTCAATCTCACATTGGTGGATCTCCCTGGTATCACCAAG gtaCCAATAGGTGATCAACCTGAAGATATTGAAAATCAAATTAGGAATCtgattataaaatacatttccAATCCAAACTCCATAATTCTGGCAGTGACAGCCGCTAACACTGACATGGCTACAAGTGAGGCCATTAAGATGTCTAAAGAGGTTGATCCGGATGGTAGACGGACTCTCGCTGTGGTGACAAAGCTTGATCTCATGGATGCAG GAACTGATGCAATAGACATCCTCTGCGGCCGCGTCATTCCCGTTAAACTTGGCATAATCGGAGTCGTCAACAGATCACAACAAGACATTATTGATAAGAAATCTATTGGG GACGCGCTGAAAGATGAAGCAACGTATCTGCAAAGGAAATATCCTACCATTGCCACACGCAACGGCACGCCACACTTGGCAAAGACCTTGAACAGACTACTGATGCACCATATTAGGGATTGCCTACCGGAATTAAAG GTGCGCGTCAACGTAATGATCTCACAATTCCAATCTCTTCTCAACTCGTACGGGGAAGATGTTTCGGATAAGTCGCAGACTCTACTGCAGATCATCACGAAATTCGCCAGTGCATACTGTTCTACCATAGAGGGTACTGCCAGGAACATTGAGACCACGGAACTGTGTGGTGGCGCCAGAATATGCTATATTTTCCACGAGACATTCGGACGCACCTTGGATTCGATACATCCTTTAGTCG gtTTGACGCGCATGGACATTCTGACCGCGATCCGTAACGCCACGGGTCCGAGGCCAGCCCTGTTCGTTCCCGAGGTATCGTTCGAACTGCTCGTCAAGAGGCAGATCAGAAGGCTCGAAGATCCTTCTCTACGTTGTGTGGAACTG GTGCACGAGGAGATGCAGCGCATCGTGCAGCACTGCGGCACGGAGGTGCAGCAGGAGATGCTGCGCTTCCCGCGCCTGCACCAGCGCATCGTCGACGTCGTCACGCAGCTGCTGCGGACACGCCTGCCCGCCACCAACGCCATG GTGGAGAATTTAGTACAAATTGAGCTGGCTTACATCAACACCAAACACCCAGATTTCCATCGCGAAGCTGCCCTAGTCTCCGGTCTACTGAAGAGTACGGACAGCCTGATGGACGACCATTCCCCAGTGTACCGTCAGAAAACACCGCGACCCACCTCCTCACCGGTATTCGCCATGTTCAAA CTATTTCTTCAACAAATGGGTGAAAGAGGGTCCACCCTAGTATTCTTGGCAAGTGTATGGGAATCGCACCACaag CATGTGCCAGCTATCACGGACGGTCAGGAGAACAGGTCTCCAACAAGCAATAATAGTGAATCTCCAGCAACTCCACAG ATGAACGGCACACCGGAGAACAAAGTGCTAACTCCTCAGAAACCAGTGAACCTTCTACCAGAAGTACCGAGCCAGACTTCTCGTAAGCTTTCCGATAGGGAACAACACGATTGTGACGTCATCG aaCGGCTGATCAAGTCCTATTTCTACATAGTGCGTAAATCGATCCAAGATTCAGTGCCGAAAGCTGTAATGCATTTCTTAGTGAACTATGTGAAGGATAACCTGCAGTCTGAGTTGGTGACTCACTTGTATAAGTCCGACCAAGCCGAGAGCATGCTCAACGAGTCGGAACATATTGCCCAGAGGAGGAAGGAGGCAGCCGACATGCTCAAG GCTCTGCAACGCGCCGGGCAGATCATCAGTGAGATCCGAGAGACGCACATGTGGTGA
- the LOC124632582 gene encoding dynamin-1-like protein isoform X8: protein MEALIPVINKLQDVFNTVGADAIQLPQIVVLGTQSSGKSSVIESLVGRSFLPRGPGIVTRRPLVLQLVYSPKDSKEHRSAEEGTVNLEEWGKFLHTKDKIYSDFDQMRQEIERETDRMAGSNKGICPEPISLKIFSTRVVNLTLVDLPGITKVPIGDQPEDIENQIRNLIIKYISNPNSIILAVTAANTDMATSEAIKMSKEVDPDGRRTLAVVTKLDLMDAGTDAIDILCGRVIPVKLGIIGVVNRSQQDIIDKKSIGDALKDEATYLQRKYPTIATRNGTPHLAKTLNRLLMHHIRDCLPELKVRVNVMISQFQSLLNSYGEDVSDKSQTLLQIITKFASAYCSTIEGTARNIETTELCGGARICYIFHETFGRTLDSIHPLVGLTRMDILTAIRNATGPRPALFVPEVSFELLVKRQIRRLEDPSLRCVELVHEEMQRIVQHCGTEVQQEMLRFPRLHQRIVDVVTQLLRTRLPATNAMVENLVQIELAYINTKHPDFHREAALVSGLLKSTDSLMDDHSPVYRQKTPRPTSSPMNGTPENKVLTPQKPVNLLPEVPSQTSRKLSDREQHDCDVIERLIKSYFYIVRKSIQDSVPKAVMHFLVNYVKDNLQSELVTHLYKSDQAESMLNESEHIAQRRKEAADMLKALQRAGQIISEIRETHMW from the exons ATGGAAGCGCTTATCCCAGTTATTAATAAGTTGCAAGACGTTTTTAATACAGTCGGAGCTGATGCCATCCAATTACCTCAAATCGTAGTTTTAGGAACTCAG AGCTCCGGAAAAAGTTCGGTTATTGAAAGTCTAGTTGGACGTTCTTTCCTCCCTCGAGGACCGGGGATTGTGACCAGGCGTCCTCTTGTACTACAACTTGTATACAGCCCTAAGGATAGTAAGGAACATCGCTCGGCTGAAGAAG GTACTGTAAACCTAGAAGAATGGGGAAAATTCCTGCACACCAAAGACAAGATCTATTCAGATTTCGATCAGATGAGACAGGAGATCGAGCGGGAAACCGACCGCATGGCGGGCAGCAACAAGGGTATCTGTCCAGAGCCCATAAGTCTGAAGATATTCTCAACCAGAGTAGTCAATCTCACATTGGTGGATCTCCCTGGTATCACCAAG gtaCCAATAGGTGATCAACCTGAAGATATTGAAAATCAAATTAGGAATCtgattataaaatacatttccAATCCAAACTCCATAATTCTGGCAGTGACAGCCGCTAACACTGACATGGCTACAAGTGAGGCCATTAAGATGTCTAAAGAGGTTGATCCGGATGGTAGACGGACTCTCGCTGTGGTGACAAAGCTTGATCTCATGGATGCAG GAACTGATGCAATAGACATCCTCTGCGGCCGCGTCATTCCCGTTAAACTTGGCATAATCGGAGTCGTCAACAGATCACAACAAGACATTATTGATAAGAAATCTATTGGG GACGCGCTGAAAGATGAAGCAACGTATCTGCAAAGGAAATATCCTACCATTGCCACACGCAACGGCACGCCACACTTGGCAAAGACCTTGAACAGACTACTGATGCACCATATTAGGGATTGCCTACCGGAATTAAAG GTGCGCGTCAACGTAATGATCTCACAATTCCAATCTCTTCTCAACTCGTACGGGGAAGATGTTTCGGATAAGTCGCAGACTCTACTGCAGATCATCACGAAATTCGCCAGTGCATACTGTTCTACCATAGAGGGTACTGCCAGGAACATTGAGACCACGGAACTGTGTGGTGGCGCCAGAATATGCTATATTTTCCACGAGACATTCGGACGCACCTTGGATTCGATACATCCTTTAGTCG gtTTGACGCGCATGGACATTCTGACCGCGATCCGTAACGCCACGGGTCCGAGGCCAGCCCTGTTCGTTCCCGAGGTATCGTTCGAACTGCTCGTCAAGAGGCAGATCAGAAGGCTCGAAGATCCTTCTCTACGTTGTGTGGAACTG GTGCACGAGGAGATGCAGCGCATCGTGCAGCACTGCGGCACGGAGGTGCAGCAGGAGATGCTGCGCTTCCCGCGCCTGCACCAGCGCATCGTCGACGTCGTCACGCAGCTGCTGCGGACACGCCTGCCCGCCACCAACGCCATG GTGGAGAATTTAGTACAAATTGAGCTGGCTTACATCAACACCAAACACCCAGATTTCCATCGCGAAGCTGCCCTAGTCTCCGGTCTACTGAAGAGTACGGACAGCCTGATGGACGACCATTCCCCAGTGTACCGTCAGAAAACACCGCGACCCACCTCCTCACCG ATGAACGGCACACCGGAGAACAAAGTGCTAACTCCTCAGAAACCAGTGAACCTTCTACCAGAAGTACCGAGCCAGACTTCTCGTAAGCTTTCCGATAGGGAACAACACGATTGTGACGTCATCG aaCGGCTGATCAAGTCCTATTTCTACATAGTGCGTAAATCGATCCAAGATTCAGTGCCGAAAGCTGTAATGCATTTCTTAGTGAACTATGTGAAGGATAACCTGCAGTCTGAGTTGGTGACTCACTTGTATAAGTCCGACCAAGCCGAGAGCATGCTCAACGAGTCGGAACATATTGCCCAGAGGAGGAAGGAGGCAGCCGACATGCTCAAG GCTCTGCAACGCGCCGGGCAGATCATCAGTGAGATCCGAGAGACGCACATGTGGTGA
- the LOC124632582 gene encoding dynamin-1-like protein isoform X7, whose product MEALIPVINKLQDVFNTVGADAIQLPQIVVLGTQSSGKSSVIESLVGRSFLPRGPGIVTRRPLVLQLVYSPKDSKEHRSAEEGTVNLEEWGKFLHTKDKIYSDFDQMRQEIERETDRMAGSNKGICPEPISLKIFSTRVVNLTLVDLPGITKVPIGDQPEDIENQIRNLIIKYISNPNSIILAVTAANTDMATSEAIKMSKEVDPDGRRTLAVVTKLDLMDAGTDAIDILCGRVIPVKLGIIGVVNRSQQDIIDKKSIGDALKDEATYLQRKYPTIATRNGTPHLAKTLNRLLMHHIRDCLPELKVRVNVMISQFQSLLNSYGEDVSDKSQTLLQIITKFASAYCSTIEGTARNIETTELCGGARICYIFHETFGRTLDSIHPLVGLTRMDILTAIRNATGPRPALFVPEVSFELLVKRQIRRLEDPSLRCVELVHEEMQRIVQHCGTEVQQEMLRFPRLHQRIVDVVTQLLRTRLPATNAMVENLVQIELAYINTKHPDFHREAALVSGLLKSTDSLMDDHSPVYRQKTPRPTSSPHVPAITDGQENRSPTSNNSESPATPQMNGTPENKVLTPQKPVNLLPEVPSQTSRKLSDREQHDCDVIERLIKSYFYIVRKSIQDSVPKAVMHFLVNYVKDNLQSELVTHLYKSDQAESMLNESEHIAQRRKEAADMLKALQRAGQIISEIRETHMW is encoded by the exons ATGGAAGCGCTTATCCCAGTTATTAATAAGTTGCAAGACGTTTTTAATACAGTCGGAGCTGATGCCATCCAATTACCTCAAATCGTAGTTTTAGGAACTCAG AGCTCCGGAAAAAGTTCGGTTATTGAAAGTCTAGTTGGACGTTCTTTCCTCCCTCGAGGACCGGGGATTGTGACCAGGCGTCCTCTTGTACTACAACTTGTATACAGCCCTAAGGATAGTAAGGAACATCGCTCGGCTGAAGAAG GTACTGTAAACCTAGAAGAATGGGGAAAATTCCTGCACACCAAAGACAAGATCTATTCAGATTTCGATCAGATGAGACAGGAGATCGAGCGGGAAACCGACCGCATGGCGGGCAGCAACAAGGGTATCTGTCCAGAGCCCATAAGTCTGAAGATATTCTCAACCAGAGTAGTCAATCTCACATTGGTGGATCTCCCTGGTATCACCAAG gtaCCAATAGGTGATCAACCTGAAGATATTGAAAATCAAATTAGGAATCtgattataaaatacatttccAATCCAAACTCCATAATTCTGGCAGTGACAGCCGCTAACACTGACATGGCTACAAGTGAGGCCATTAAGATGTCTAAAGAGGTTGATCCGGATGGTAGACGGACTCTCGCTGTGGTGACAAAGCTTGATCTCATGGATGCAG GAACTGATGCAATAGACATCCTCTGCGGCCGCGTCATTCCCGTTAAACTTGGCATAATCGGAGTCGTCAACAGATCACAACAAGACATTATTGATAAGAAATCTATTGGG GACGCGCTGAAAGATGAAGCAACGTATCTGCAAAGGAAATATCCTACCATTGCCACACGCAACGGCACGCCACACTTGGCAAAGACCTTGAACAGACTACTGATGCACCATATTAGGGATTGCCTACCGGAATTAAAG GTGCGCGTCAACGTAATGATCTCACAATTCCAATCTCTTCTCAACTCGTACGGGGAAGATGTTTCGGATAAGTCGCAGACTCTACTGCAGATCATCACGAAATTCGCCAGTGCATACTGTTCTACCATAGAGGGTACTGCCAGGAACATTGAGACCACGGAACTGTGTGGTGGCGCCAGAATATGCTATATTTTCCACGAGACATTCGGACGCACCTTGGATTCGATACATCCTTTAGTCG gtTTGACGCGCATGGACATTCTGACCGCGATCCGTAACGCCACGGGTCCGAGGCCAGCCCTGTTCGTTCCCGAGGTATCGTTCGAACTGCTCGTCAAGAGGCAGATCAGAAGGCTCGAAGATCCTTCTCTACGTTGTGTGGAACTG GTGCACGAGGAGATGCAGCGCATCGTGCAGCACTGCGGCACGGAGGTGCAGCAGGAGATGCTGCGCTTCCCGCGCCTGCACCAGCGCATCGTCGACGTCGTCACGCAGCTGCTGCGGACACGCCTGCCCGCCACCAACGCCATG GTGGAGAATTTAGTACAAATTGAGCTGGCTTACATCAACACCAAACACCCAGATTTCCATCGCGAAGCTGCCCTAGTCTCCGGTCTACTGAAGAGTACGGACAGCCTGATGGACGACCATTCCCCAGTGTACCGTCAGAAAACACCGCGACCCACCTCCTCACCG CATGTGCCAGCTATCACGGACGGTCAGGAGAACAGGTCTCCAACAAGCAATAATAGTGAATCTCCAGCAACTCCACAG ATGAACGGCACACCGGAGAACAAAGTGCTAACTCCTCAGAAACCAGTGAACCTTCTACCAGAAGTACCGAGCCAGACTTCTCGTAAGCTTTCCGATAGGGAACAACACGATTGTGACGTCATCG aaCGGCTGATCAAGTCCTATTTCTACATAGTGCGTAAATCGATCCAAGATTCAGTGCCGAAAGCTGTAATGCATTTCTTAGTGAACTATGTGAAGGATAACCTGCAGTCTGAGTTGGTGACTCACTTGTATAAGTCCGACCAAGCCGAGAGCATGCTCAACGAGTCGGAACATATTGCCCAGAGGAGGAAGGAGGCAGCCGACATGCTCAAG GCTCTGCAACGCGCCGGGCAGATCATCAGTGAGATCCGAGAGACGCACATGTGGTGA